Proteins encoded together in one Coriobacteriia bacterium window:
- the ccsA gene encoding cytochrome c biogenesis protein CcsA, translating to MPASPEQTYAELQSLTQTLALIGTPYQALLVAAALLLGLAAVLPAARRWRGWVLGGMTGLLLMGEAVLAWFHFELWQLSAVVDPATGVIAGRVAVPLWVESEKLFVWALAVAVLGSVMRRHREELLPGAMLITAVLAAGAALVGQPFTDPVPGFIGQFTGYLQATSMGGVPAQQAFEGMYNAMQYYYNAWYMWVHPPLLFLSYGAFALSFLATLLMISHRHSAYETTSYRWARFGYLPLTFGMLIGFPWAILAWSGDSWWWSGKVNMSLMMWLLYTAYLHARLYLRRQGMWKTVAGLSLLSFAILVLTYVTTYVVPGAHSYALAAPTQFAALVLEAVRGL from the coding sequence ATGCCCGCTTCGCCCGAACAGACCTATGCCGAGCTGCAGTCGCTGACGCAGACGCTTGCGCTGATCGGTACTCCGTACCAAGCGCTACTGGTTGCAGCCGCGCTGCTTCTCGGCCTGGCCGCGGTGCTTCCGGCTGCCCGCCGCTGGCGCGGATGGGTCCTTGGGGGCATGACCGGGCTGCTGCTTATGGGTGAGGCCGTCTTGGCCTGGTTCCACTTCGAGCTCTGGCAGCTTTCGGCCGTGGTCGATCCCGCTACCGGCGTCATCGCGGGGCGGGTGGCGGTGCCTCTGTGGGTGGAGTCTGAGAAGCTCTTCGTCTGGGCGCTCGCCGTCGCGGTGCTGGGCAGCGTGATGCGGCGCCACCGAGAAGAACTCTTGCCGGGCGCGATGCTCATCACCGCGGTTCTGGCCGCAGGTGCCGCCCTCGTGGGCCAGCCCTTCACCGATCCCGTACCCGGCTTCATCGGGCAGTTCACCGGCTATCTGCAAGCAACCTCGATGGGGGGCGTGCCCGCGCAGCAGGCCTTCGAGGGCATGTACAACGCGATGCAGTACTACTACAACGCCTGGTACATGTGGGTGCATCCCCCGCTTCTGTTTCTGAGCTACGGCGCGTTTGCGCTGTCGTTCCTGGCCACGCTGCTCATGATCTCGCATCGCCATTCTGCGTACGAGACGACCTCCTACCGGTGGGCGCGCTTCGGCTACCTACCGCTGACGTTCGGCATGCTCATCGGCTTCCCGTGGGCGATCCTGGCGTGGAGCGGCGACTCCTGGTGGTGGAGCGGCAAGGTCAACATGTCGCTCATGATGTGGCTTCTGTACACCGCCTACCTGCACGCCCGGCTGTACCTGCGCCGCCAGGGCATGTGGAAGACGGTGGCCGGCCTGTCGCTGCTATCGTTCGCGATTCTGGTGTTGACCTACGTGACCACCTACGTCGTCCCCGGTGCCCACAGTTACGCCCTGGCGGCACCGACGCAGTTCGCAGCGCTCGTCCTCGAGGCGGTGAGAGGGCTGTGA